From Anaerotruncus rubiinfantis:
GCCCTGCGCTGGGTCAGCACGGCGTCAACATCATGGCTTTCACCAAGGACTTTAACGAGCGTACCAAGAACGATGCCGGTCTCATCATCCCAGTCGTCATCACCGTGTACGCCGACCGTTCCTTCAGCTTTATCACCAAAACGCCGCCTGCGGCTGTTTTGATCAAGAAGGCGCTCAACCTGCAGAGCGGTTCCGGTGTCCCCAACAAGAACAAGGTTGGCAAGATCACCCGCGACCAGCTCGAGAAGATTGCGGAAACCAAAATGCGCGATCTGAATGCTGCCGATATCGATTCCGCGATCAGCATGATCGCCGGTACCTGCCGCAGCATGGGAATCGAAGTAGCAGACTAAGCGCCCGGGTGGGAGGAAAAATCCGCTAATTACCACTCTAAGGAGGAAATGATTCAATGAAACACGGTAAAAAATATTCCGACAGCGCAAAGCTTGTTGAAAAGCTCAAGCTGTACGATACGGCCGAAGCCTTGGAGCTTTGCACCAAGACCGGCAAAGCAAAATTTGACGAAACCGTCGAAGTCCATGTCCGTCTGGGCGTTGACTCCCGTCACGCTGACCAGCAGGTCCGCGGCGCGGTTGTCCTGCCGAACGGAACCGGTAAAAAGGTTCGCGTAGCCGTCTTTGCAAAAGGCGACAAGGCGCAGGCCGCCACCGATGCCGGTGCTGAGATCGTCGGCGCCGAAGACCTGATGGAGCGTATCCAGAAGGAAGGCTTCATGGAGTTCGACGTGGTCATCGCATCTCCTGACATGATGGGCGTCGTCGGCCGCCTCGGTAAAATCCTCGGTCCCCGTGGACTGATGCCGAACCCGAAGGCCGGTACGGTCACCCCGGATGTCGCGAAGGCTGTCACCGACGCGAAAGCCGGTAAGATCGAATACCGTCTCGACAAGACCAACATCATCCACTGCCCGATCGGTAAGGTCTCCTTTGGCGCTGAGAAGCTCCAGGAGAACTTCGACACCCTGATGGGCGCGATCGTCAAGGCGAAACCGGCCGCTGCGAAGGGCCAGTATGTCCGCTCCTGCGTGGTTGCCACCA
This genomic window contains:
- the rplK gene encoding 50S ribosomal protein L11 is translated as MAQKVVGYIKLQIPAGKATPAPPVGPALGQHGVNIMAFTKDFNERTKNDAGLIIPVVITVYADRSFSFITKTPPAAVLIKKALNLQSGSGVPNKNKVGKITRDQLEKIAETKMRDLNAADIDSAISMIAGTCRSMGIEVAD
- the rplA gene encoding 50S ribosomal protein L1, with protein sequence MKHGKKYSDSAKLVEKLKLYDTAEALELCTKTGKAKFDETVEVHVRLGVDSRHADQQVRGAVVLPNGTGKKVRVAVFAKGDKAQAATDAGAEIVGAEDLMERIQKEGFMEFDVVIASPDMMGVVGRLGKILGPRGLMPNPKAGTVTPDVAKAVTDAKAGKIEYRLDKTNIIHCPIGKVSFGAEKLQENFDTLMGAIVKAKPAAAKGQYVRSCVVATTMGPGIKINPGRFV